One stretch of Paenibacillus sp. FSL R5-0341 DNA includes these proteins:
- the rlmN gene encoding 23S rRNA (adenine(2503)-C(2))-methyltransferase RlmN yields the protein MKPFIYDYSLEELQQWAVENGEPAFRGGQIFDWIYVKRVNDFSEMTNLSKPLREKLTEQFEFVTLKEITKFESKDGTVKFLFGLHDDHAIETVIMKHNYGNSICVTTQVGCRIGCTFCASTLGGLKRNLTAGEIVAQVVQAQKILDERGERVSSIVIMGSGEPFENYEATMTFLRIMIHEKGLNIGQRHITVSTSGIVPNIYKFADEDTQINLAISIHAPNDALRSKLMPVNRRFPFEDVMESLRYYLAKTGRRITFEYALIGGVNDQPEHAAELASVLKNMLCHVNLIPVNHVPERKYVRTSRSDIFNFQKILSEQGVNVTIRREQGHDIAAACGQLRAKHMELR from the coding sequence ATGAAACCTTTTATATATGATTATTCCCTGGAAGAACTGCAGCAATGGGCTGTGGAGAATGGGGAACCGGCGTTTCGCGGTGGTCAAATCTTTGACTGGATTTATGTAAAACGCGTGAATGATTTCAGTGAAATGACGAATCTGTCCAAGCCATTGCGTGAAAAGCTGACAGAGCAATTTGAATTTGTAACGCTTAAGGAAATTACTAAATTTGAATCCAAGGATGGAACGGTTAAATTCCTCTTTGGTCTTCATGACGATCATGCTATTGAGACAGTAATCATGAAGCATAACTACGGGAACAGCATCTGTGTAACCACACAGGTTGGATGTCGGATTGGTTGTACGTTCTGTGCATCCACATTGGGTGGTCTCAAGCGTAATCTTACGGCTGGGGAGATTGTTGCTCAGGTTGTTCAGGCTCAGAAAATTCTCGACGAACGCGGCGAGCGTGTCAGCAGCATCGTGATCATGGGTTCGGGTGAACCTTTTGAGAACTATGAAGCAACGATGACTTTCCTGCGCATTATGATCCATGAAAAAGGACTGAACATTGGTCAGCGCCACATCACGGTATCAACGAGCGGAATCGTTCCGAACATCTACAAGTTTGCAGATGAAGACACACAGATTAACCTTGCTATTTCGATCCATGCACCAAATGATGCACTGCGCTCGAAATTGATGCCGGTTAACCGTCGTTTTCCTTTTGAAGATGTGATGGAGTCCCTTCGTTATTATCTGGCTAAAACAGGTCGAAGAATTACGTTTGAGTATGCACTTATTGGTGGGGTAAACGATCAGCCAGAGCATGCAGCAGAATTGGCAAGTGTGCTTAAAAACATGTTGTGTCACGTGAATCTGATTCCGGTTAACCATGTACCTGAACGCAAGTACGTAAGAACATCGAGAAGTGACATTTTCAATTTTCAGAAGATTCTCTCGGAACAGGGTGTTAATGTAACCATTCGTCGTGAACAGGGACATGATATTGCTGCCGCTTGCGGTCAGCTTCGTGCAAAGCATATGGAGTTGAGGTGA
- the fmt gene encoding methionyl-tRNA formyltransferase — protein MNIVFMGTPGFAVPSLDMLIAEGYNVVGVVTQPDKPQGRKKVLTPTPVKAAAERYGLPVFQPVKLRDPEAVARLAEWKPDLIVTAAFGQILPKAVLDMPVRGCVNVHGSLLPKYRGGAPIQRSIINGESVTGVTLMYMAEGLDTGDMISYVQLPITDEDTSGTMFDKLSEAGSRLLLAEMPRLIAGETTAVPQDDAEASYARNLTREDEKMDWSRTSRELFNQIRGLVPFSGAFTMWDDQVFKVWAAANPDHSNITSSSDAGQAEPGTVLQLNKAGIEVCTGNGSLWLTEVQPAGKKVMQAADFARGGTLKPGTVLR, from the coding sequence TTGAATATTGTTTTTATGGGAACACCTGGATTTGCAGTTCCTTCTCTCGATATGCTGATTGCAGAGGGATACAATGTGGTGGGTGTGGTGACTCAACCTGATAAACCACAGGGGCGCAAAAAAGTACTTACGCCAACACCGGTTAAGGCCGCAGCAGAACGCTACGGTCTGCCGGTGTTTCAACCTGTTAAATTGCGTGATCCGGAAGCCGTAGCCCGCTTGGCTGAATGGAAGCCGGACCTGATCGTTACCGCGGCATTTGGGCAGATTCTGCCCAAAGCCGTGCTGGATATGCCTGTTCGCGGTTGTGTGAACGTGCATGGCTCTCTTTTGCCGAAATATCGGGGAGGAGCCCCGATCCAACGTTCCATTATTAACGGGGAATCCGTGACAGGAGTCACATTAATGTATATGGCTGAAGGCCTGGATACGGGAGATATGATCTCGTATGTGCAACTGCCGATTACAGATGAAGATACATCAGGAACGATGTTTGACAAACTAAGTGAGGCTGGCTCCAGATTGCTACTGGCTGAAATGCCACGATTGATTGCTGGCGAAACAACGGCGGTCCCTCAGGATGATGCCGAGGCTTCGTATGCGCGTAATCTGACTCGGGAAGACGAGAAGATGGACTGGAGTCGTACATCACGCGAATTGTTCAATCAGATTCGTGGTCTTGTGCCGTTCTCGGGTGCATTTACGATGTGGGATGATCAGGTCTTCAAAGTCTGGGCAGCCGCTAATCCGGATCATTCGAACATAACCTCTTCTTCGGATGCTGGACAAGCAGAGCCGGGAACGGTGCTGCAGTTGAATAAGGCAGGTATTGAAGTATGTACAGGCAATGGATCTCTCTGGTTGACTGAGGTGCAACCTGCGGGTAAAAAGGTGATGCAAGCTGCTGACTTTGCTCGTGGCGGTACACTGAAACCTGGAACGGTGTTGCGATGA
- the def gene encoding peptide deformylase produces the protein MSIRIIVQEPDEVLHKRAKEVPKITPNVQKLLDDMADTMYDAEGVGLAAPQVGILKRLIVIDAGDEQGLIKMINPEIIASEGEQFGPEGCLSIPGINGDVRRFETVTVKGLDREGNELIITGSGLLSRAFQHEIDHLDGVLFTDIAEKVYEIAADQTGPRRN, from the coding sequence ATGTCGATTCGCATTATCGTTCAAGAACCAGATGAGGTGCTCCACAAGAGAGCCAAAGAAGTACCGAAAATTACACCGAATGTACAAAAATTGCTGGATGACATGGCTGATACCATGTACGATGCGGAAGGTGTAGGTCTTGCTGCGCCACAGGTCGGCATTTTGAAACGTCTGATCGTTATTGACGCCGGTGATGAGCAAGGACTGATCAAGATGATTAACCCTGAGATTATCGCAAGTGAGGGAGAGCAATTCGGACCGGAAGGTTGTCTGAGTATCCCTGGAATTAATGGTGACGTTCGTCGTTTTGAGACCGTTACTGTCAAGGGTTTGGATCGTGAAGGCAACGAGTTGATTATTACGGGTAGTGGCCTGCTGTCCCGTGCATTCCAGCATGAAATTGATCATCTGGATGGCGTACTCTTCACGGATATCGCCGAGAAAGTGTACGAAATTGCAGCCGATCAAACGGGACCGCGTCGTAATTAA
- the rsmB gene encoding 16S rRNA (cytosine(967)-C(5))-methyltransferase RsmB, producing the protein MSGNTSGRSSGQGHKVTGNASGRERNRRPNSGKSGGHGNVSTPHSASGGASRSQKPKTSARALAVKVLSAVEQDGAYSNLELNRRLREADLSPADAGLATELVYGTIARLNTLDYFLERYVAKGVSKLQPWVRSLLRISVYQMIYLDRIPEHAVVSEAVNLAKKLGHQGISGMVNGVLRNMIRNRDELRIPEHLPAAERISLEHSHPLWMVERWIAQYGEETAEAICRANNEPPAVSVRVNTTMTTREKLMHEMTSTGAVVEASQLSSDGILVRSGGNMALTSWYRDGLFSVQDESSMLVAEAVAPEEDQLILDCCAAPGGKTAHMAEKMHDRGRIVANDVHAHKRQLILDQAERLGLSCIDAVTGDALDLNERYPEASFDRILLDAPCSGLGVIRRKPDVKWTKSVEDIEDIAGLQRELLNRVAPLLKPGGILVYSTCTIEPAENEVMVADFLNRHPEYRPAEALVWSESETMNLKVVNGGIQILPQYAHSDGFFIARLTKTV; encoded by the coding sequence ATGAGTGGTAATACATCAGGACGTTCGTCAGGACAAGGTCATAAAGTCACAGGAAATGCATCCGGGCGCGAAAGAAACCGCCGTCCGAATTCGGGAAAATCGGGTGGTCATGGAAATGTGTCTACACCCCATTCTGCCTCAGGTGGTGCATCTCGCTCCCAGAAACCCAAAACGTCTGCTCGTGCATTGGCAGTCAAGGTTCTGAGTGCTGTTGAGCAAGATGGAGCATACAGTAATCTGGAGTTGAACCGTCGTCTGAGAGAGGCGGATTTAAGCCCTGCGGATGCTGGACTAGCTACTGAATTGGTGTACGGAACAATCGCCAGATTGAATACACTTGATTATTTCTTGGAACGTTACGTTGCCAAGGGAGTATCCAAACTGCAACCTTGGGTTCGTAGCCTGCTTCGGATCAGCGTATATCAGATGATATACCTGGATCGTATTCCAGAACATGCGGTGGTGAGCGAAGCGGTTAATCTGGCGAAGAAACTGGGCCATCAGGGAATCTCGGGCATGGTGAATGGTGTGCTGCGCAATATGATTCGTAATCGGGATGAACTTCGTATTCCTGAGCATCTGCCAGCTGCCGAGCGTATTTCACTGGAGCATTCTCACCCGTTATGGATGGTTGAGCGCTGGATTGCCCAGTACGGTGAGGAGACGGCTGAAGCCATCTGTCGTGCGAATAACGAGCCGCCAGCGGTGAGTGTTCGGGTCAACACTACAATGACCACACGGGAGAAGCTGATGCATGAGATGACCAGCACAGGTGCAGTCGTTGAAGCTTCTCAGCTGAGTTCCGATGGAATTCTTGTACGCAGTGGCGGAAATATGGCACTAACGTCCTGGTATCGGGATGGCTTGTTCTCTGTACAGGACGAAAGTTCCATGCTCGTAGCTGAAGCGGTTGCGCCGGAAGAAGACCAACTTATATTGGATTGCTGCGCAGCTCCAGGTGGTAAAACAGCTCATATGGCGGAGAAAATGCACGATCGTGGTCGTATTGTCGCTAACGATGTACATGCTCACAAGCGCCAGCTGATCCTGGATCAGGCGGAGCGTCTTGGTCTGAGTTGCATCGATGCTGTAACGGGAGATGCCCTTGATCTGAACGAGCGGTACCCGGAAGCGTCGTTTGATCGCATTTTGCTGGATGCACCATGTTCCGGTCTGGGTGTTATTCGCCGCAAGCCAGATGTAAAATGGACTAAATCCGTAGAAGATATCGAAGATATCGCAGGCTTACAGCGTGAACTGCTTAATCGGGTTGCGCCGTTGTTAAAACCAGGGGGTATTCTGGTGTATAGTACGTGTACCATTGAGCCTGCTGAGAATGAGGTTATGGTTGCAGACTTCTTGAACCGACATCCGGAATATCGTCCAGCAGAAGCATTGGTTTGGTCCGAATCCGAGACAATGAACTTGAAGGTTGTGAACGGTGGTATTCAGATTTTGCCACAGTACGCTCACAGCGACGGATTTTTCATCGCACGGTTGACAAAAACAGTATAA